A single window of Jiangella alkaliphila DNA harbors:
- a CDS encoding enoyl-CoA hydratase/isomerase family protein, whose product MGSVTVNRHDDAPGVTELVLDRPEAHNAISTDHARQLAAATADVAADPSVRAVVLSSSAPRSFCVGADLKERNTIDDDGLRAQRLVFRAMFTGLLELPVPVVAAVHGHALGGGLELALSCDLVVIDETAVLGLPEVSVGVIPGGGGTQLLTRRLGWSRAADLIFTARRLDAAEAYRLGLADRLVDAGAARPAALELAATIAAHSPVGVRNAKRAMRQGFDAPLAAGLDIEDAAWRATAFSRDRKEGVAAFNEKRRPDWPGE is encoded by the coding sequence ATGGGAAGTGTGACGGTCAATCGGCACGATGATGCGCCGGGTGTCACGGAGCTGGTCCTCGACCGGCCCGAGGCGCACAACGCGATCTCCACCGACCACGCGCGGCAGCTGGCCGCGGCGACGGCTGACGTCGCCGCCGACCCGTCCGTCCGCGCCGTCGTGCTGTCGTCGTCGGCGCCGCGCTCGTTCTGTGTGGGTGCGGACCTCAAGGAACGCAACACCATCGACGACGACGGCCTGCGGGCGCAGCGGCTGGTGTTCCGGGCGATGTTCACCGGGCTGCTGGAGCTGCCGGTGCCCGTTGTTGCCGCCGTGCACGGCCACGCGCTCGGCGGCGGGCTGGAGCTGGCGCTGTCCTGCGACCTCGTCGTCATCGACGAGACCGCCGTCCTCGGGCTGCCCGAGGTGTCCGTCGGCGTCATCCCGGGCGGCGGCGGCACGCAGCTGCTGACCCGGCGGCTGGGCTGGAGCCGGGCCGCCGACCTCATCTTCACCGCGCGTCGGCTCGACGCCGCCGAGGCGTACCGGCTGGGGCTGGCCGACCGGCTGGTCGACGCGGGCGCGGCGCGTCCGGCCGCCCTCGAACTGGCCGCGACGATCGCTGCTCATTCGCCGGTCGGGGTCCGCAACGCGAAGCGGGCCATGCGGCAGGGCTTCGACGCGCCGCTCGCGGCCGGACTGGACATCGAGGACGCCGCCTGGCGCGCCACCGCCTTCAGCCGGGATAGAAAGGAGGGCGTCGCGGCGTTCAACGAGAAACGGCGTCCGGATTGGCCAGGTGAGTGA
- a CDS encoding GtrA family protein produces MDTAPPKRRTPRLPGAVSRLWYGLHHLIREAAKFATVGGVGFIVDLAIFNALLFWGPGGVGPLHDSPLWAKTIAVVGATSVTYTGNRLWTFRHRARTGLAREYTLFFVLNGIGLGIALACLGFSRYVLGLSGPLADNIAANVVGLLLGTLFRFWSYRTWVFPAHRVQEQTT; encoded by the coding sequence CTGGATACCGCACCGCCGAAGCGCCGCACCCCGCGTCTGCCGGGTGCGGTGTCCCGACTCTGGTACGGCCTGCACCACCTGATCCGCGAGGCAGCCAAGTTCGCCACCGTCGGTGGCGTCGGCTTCATCGTCGACCTCGCGATCTTCAACGCGCTGCTGTTCTGGGGCCCGGGCGGCGTCGGCCCGCTGCACGACTCCCCGCTGTGGGCCAAGACCATCGCCGTCGTCGGCGCCACCTCGGTCACCTACACCGGGAACCGGCTCTGGACGTTCCGGCACCGCGCCCGCACCGGCCTGGCCCGCGAGTACACGCTGTTCTTCGTGCTCAACGGCATCGGGCTGGGCATCGCGCTGGCCTGCCTCGGGTTCTCCCGCTACGTGCTGGGCCTGTCCGGCCCGCTGGCCGACAACATCGCCGCCAACGTCGTCGGGCTGCTGCTTGGCACGCTGTTCCGGTTCTGGTCGTACCGCACCTGGGTGTTCCCGGCGCACCGGGTCCAGGAGCAGACGACTTAA
- a CDS encoding serine protein kinase RIO yields the protein MRSRGRARTREDRGEVAHRSLDTTFAEYAAKYGLTPPGEEAVTDDPPYGDRWTTWPDSTPTQRGPRPHPDWVITELGAVDTELGILKTGKEADVFLVERSVPEATRRTLMAAKRYRDPKHRMFHRDVGYREGRRDRESRVNRAMAKGSAFGREAVAGQWAHAEFAALSTLHSAGVAVPYPVQIVGTELLMEFIDDDGGGAAPRLAQLRPDTAELHDLWEQLAHNLSLLALAGYAHGDLSAYNLLVQHGRLVVIDVPQIVDVVGNPHGREFLDRDVRNVGGWFVARGLDPARVDRLGSDLAADARLD from the coding sequence ATGCGTTCCCGCGGGCGCGCCCGCACCCGCGAAGACCGCGGCGAGGTCGCCCACCGCAGCCTCGACACCACGTTCGCGGAGTACGCCGCGAAGTACGGCCTTACCCCGCCCGGCGAAGAGGCGGTCACCGACGACCCGCCGTACGGGGACCGATGGACCACCTGGCCCGACTCGACGCCGACCCAGCGGGGTCCGCGGCCGCACCCGGACTGGGTCATCACCGAGCTCGGCGCCGTCGACACCGAGCTCGGCATCCTCAAGACCGGCAAGGAGGCCGACGTCTTCCTGGTGGAGCGGTCGGTCCCGGAGGCCACCCGTCGCACGCTCATGGCGGCCAAGCGCTACCGCGACCCGAAGCATCGCATGTTCCACCGCGACGTCGGCTACCGCGAGGGCCGCCGCGACCGGGAGTCGCGCGTCAACCGGGCCATGGCCAAGGGCAGCGCGTTCGGCCGCGAGGCGGTCGCCGGGCAGTGGGCGCACGCCGAGTTCGCCGCACTCTCGACGCTCCATAGCGCGGGCGTCGCCGTCCCCTACCCGGTACAGATCGTCGGCACTGAACTGCTCATGGAGTTCATCGACGACGACGGTGGCGGCGCGGCGCCGCGACTGGCCCAGCTGCGCCCCGACACCGCCGAGCTGCACGACCTGTGGGAGCAGCTGGCGCACAACCTGTCGCTGCTGGCGCTGGCCGGGTACGCGCACGGCGACCTGTCCGCGTACAACCTGCTGGTGCAGCACGGCCGGCTGGTGGTCATCGACGTGCCGCAGATCGTGGATGTGGTCGGGAACCCGCACGGCCGCGAGTTTCTCGACCGCGACGTGCGCAACGTCGGCGGCTGGTTCGTCGCCCGCGGCCTCGACCCGGCCCGCGTCGACCGGCTCGGCAGCGACCTCGCCGCCGACGCCAGGCTGGACTGA
- a CDS encoding S8 family serine peptidase, which yields MLRRSLTLPAAVALALGLTQAAGAAPAEPPLPDQFEAVTDVSVQHQEKGVALTLGTADAPELYIVQLEQAAVPAYGGGIDGLSATGPEARGSAPLDPDTRAAEAYAGHLEEAQAELVTRIDDEIGRAPDVAYTYTYALNGIAVELTSDEARAVAELPGVTSVQVDTLKELQTDVGPEWIGAPSLWDGSATPDAGDTGTKGEGVVVGVIDTGINPANPSFADVVPAAEGGDGFDHTNPRGAGSYVGVCDPANPAFLPNWGCNDKLIGAWDFTSVDGTNPYDSDGHGSHTASTSAGNQVSATTFSAEGTEHEFSATRTIKGVAPHANVIAYDACAAGCPGAATLASINQAIIDGVDVINYSIGSPSASPDPWSDTDSVAFLNARATGIYVATSAGNEGPGAATTGSPGDVPWVTAVGAAQHNRQWQAEMQNLTADGGATLPAIRGQGFSGASDGTLPLVDAGDLDNPLCLANGFPAGTDFTGQIVVCDRGGNGRVEKGQVVGDLGAAGFILANDAASGTSLNADAHVIPAVHISFDDGVALKAWMASVTGERGSLSGGLEVISDDLGDIMASFSSRGPNRAVELISPAVTAPGVDVLAANGLGNEVSWGFISGTSMASPHVAGSYTLLKALHGDDWTPAEAQSALMTTSITDVTDNDGTPADWFDMGSGRVDLNVAAMAGLVLDVTPAEYAAADPSEGGDVKELNTASLADRQCLQTCEWTRTVTGTSTGAGTWTVSTDSITDGIDVTVEPSTFTIAEGQDIELTITADVSGSATDAYQLGNVVLTPAEGSAAPVAHLPVAALPSNGVLPDAIDIDTRRDAGSQESDPIESIEIEDFTATVGGLVPVEEQQLSIVEDSTNTDPYDGNGTVAILVDVPADTARLVAQLSDSTAPDLDLFVGTGDTPSLATQVCSSATGSADEFCDVGSPEAGTWWILVQNWQASAPGGTDTVTLGTAVVTAGEGNLTVEGPETQPLGEPFTVRAFYDEPDLDPGETWFGAVALGSSPDTPGNIGVIPVTVERHADDVTKTASVDTAGPGDTIRYTLTVAPNVTPEDLAYTITDTLPEGTTYVEGSATEGATVEDGVLSWSGSLPTPVGAEGSYTITTSATNPQCVNPVSGTQEYSNLQDFGILAQAGLEGDDIVVTALGSRTYGHYDRPYAGVGMTDDGFLIYDWANNDGLRPDSPQSLPTAARPNNLAALLWQDMEIVYNQAANSGLSVATAGAGIAVIEVDDLRLAGDPTGAQGTYDMEAFLFTNSNDLVFAYDNLTGPLAGPITVGTENLTGTAASSLVNAGSAAGVIANDTVVCADYAGPDLDPVVITYDVTVDGDVADGTVLTNSAVHVNDNPGAQEVTVSDSVTVSLPAITVAATADAVEPATDGALTFTRPAGSTAGELTVTYSVENNRYTRPGRDYEPLDGTVTFAPGQTTAVETVGVIDRRGPSPRPRAVTVTVSDGAGYVVGDPAAATVDIVSDGR from the coding sequence ATGTTGCGTCGCAGCTTGACCCTTCCGGCGGCCGTGGCCCTGGCCCTGGGCCTCACCCAGGCCGCCGGCGCCGCCCCCGCGGAACCGCCGCTACCCGACCAGTTCGAGGCGGTGACCGACGTCTCCGTCCAGCACCAGGAGAAGGGCGTCGCGCTCACGCTCGGCACGGCCGACGCGCCCGAGCTGTACATCGTGCAGCTGGAGCAGGCCGCCGTCCCCGCCTACGGCGGCGGCATCGACGGCCTCTCGGCCACCGGCCCCGAGGCCCGCGGCTCCGCGCCGCTCGACCCGGACACCCGGGCGGCCGAGGCGTACGCCGGCCACCTCGAGGAGGCGCAGGCCGAGCTGGTCACGCGGATCGACGACGAGATCGGCCGCGCGCCCGACGTCGCATACACCTACACGTACGCACTCAACGGCATCGCCGTCGAGCTGACCAGCGACGAGGCGCGGGCCGTCGCCGAGCTGCCCGGCGTCACGTCCGTCCAGGTCGACACGCTGAAGGAGCTGCAGACCGACGTCGGCCCGGAGTGGATCGGCGCGCCGTCGCTGTGGGACGGGTCCGCCACCCCTGACGCCGGCGACACCGGCACGAAGGGCGAGGGCGTCGTCGTCGGCGTCATCGACACCGGCATCAACCCGGCCAACCCGTCCTTCGCCGACGTCGTGCCCGCGGCCGAGGGCGGCGACGGGTTCGACCACACCAACCCCCGCGGCGCGGGCAGCTACGTCGGCGTCTGCGACCCGGCGAACCCGGCGTTCCTCCCGAACTGGGGCTGCAACGACAAGCTGATCGGCGCCTGGGACTTCACCAGCGTCGACGGCACCAACCCGTACGACTCCGACGGCCACGGCAGCCACACGGCCAGCACGTCGGCCGGCAACCAGGTCTCGGCCACCACGTTCAGCGCCGAGGGCACCGAGCACGAGTTCAGCGCGACCCGCACCATCAAGGGCGTCGCGCCGCACGCGAACGTCATTGCCTACGACGCCTGCGCCGCCGGCTGCCCCGGAGCGGCGACGCTGGCCAGCATCAACCAGGCCATCATCGACGGCGTCGACGTCATCAACTACTCCATCGGCAGCCCGTCGGCCTCGCCCGACCCGTGGAGCGACACCGACTCCGTCGCGTTCCTCAACGCCCGCGCCACCGGCATCTACGTCGCCACGTCCGCCGGCAACGAGGGCCCGGGCGCGGCCACGACCGGCTCGCCCGGCGACGTGCCGTGGGTGACCGCCGTCGGCGCCGCGCAGCACAACCGCCAGTGGCAGGCCGAGATGCAGAACCTCACGGCCGACGGTGGCGCGACGCTGCCGGCGATCCGTGGCCAGGGCTTCAGCGGCGCCAGCGACGGCACGCTCCCGCTGGTCGACGCCGGTGACCTCGACAACCCGCTGTGCCTGGCGAACGGGTTCCCGGCCGGCACCGACTTCACCGGCCAGATCGTGGTCTGCGACCGCGGCGGGAACGGCCGGGTCGAGAAGGGCCAGGTCGTCGGCGACCTGGGCGCCGCGGGCTTCATCCTCGCCAACGACGCCGCCAGCGGCACGTCGCTGAACGCCGACGCGCACGTCATCCCGGCGGTGCACATCAGCTTCGACGACGGCGTCGCGCTGAAGGCGTGGATGGCGTCGGTCACCGGCGAGCGGGGGTCGCTGTCCGGCGGCCTCGAGGTGATCTCCGACGACCTCGGCGACATCATGGCGTCGTTCTCCAGCCGCGGCCCGAACCGCGCCGTCGAGCTGATCTCGCCGGCCGTCACCGCACCCGGCGTCGACGTGCTGGCCGCGAACGGCCTCGGCAACGAGGTCTCCTGGGGCTTCATCTCCGGCACCTCGATGGCCAGCCCGCACGTCGCCGGCTCGTACACGCTGCTCAAGGCGCTGCACGGCGACGACTGGACGCCGGCCGAGGCGCAATCCGCGCTGATGACGACGTCGATCACCGACGTCACCGACAACGACGGCACGCCGGCGGACTGGTTCGACATGGGCTCGGGCCGGGTCGACCTCAACGTCGCCGCGATGGCCGGCCTCGTCCTGGACGTCACCCCGGCCGAGTACGCCGCCGCCGACCCGTCCGAGGGCGGCGACGTCAAGGAGCTCAACACCGCCAGCCTGGCCGACCGCCAGTGCCTGCAGACCTGCGAGTGGACCCGGACCGTCACCGGCACCTCGACCGGCGCCGGCACCTGGACCGTCAGCACCGACTCGATCACCGACGGCATCGACGTGACGGTGGAGCCGTCGACGTTCACCATCGCCGAGGGCCAGGACATCGAGCTGACGATCACGGCGGACGTCTCCGGCTCGGCGACCGACGCCTACCAGCTCGGCAACGTCGTCCTGACGCCGGCGGAGGGCTCGGCCGCGCCGGTCGCCCACCTGCCGGTCGCCGCGCTGCCGTCGAACGGCGTGCTGCCCGACGCCATCGACATCGACACCCGCCGCGACGCCGGCTCGCAGGAGTCCGACCCGATCGAGTCGATCGAGATCGAGGACTTCACCGCGACGGTGGGCGGGCTGGTCCCGGTCGAGGAGCAGCAGCTGTCGATCGTCGAGGACAGTACCAACACCGACCCCTACGACGGCAACGGCACGGTGGCGATCCTGGTCGACGTGCCGGCCGACACCGCGCGGCTGGTCGCCCAGCTGTCCGACTCGACCGCGCCCGACCTCGACCTGTTCGTCGGGACCGGCGACACGCCGAGCCTGGCGACCCAGGTCTGTTCCAGCGCCACCGGCAGTGCTGACGAGTTCTGCGACGTCGGCAGCCCGGAGGCCGGCACGTGGTGGATCCTGGTGCAGAACTGGCAGGCGTCGGCGCCGGGCGGCACCGACACCGTCACACTCGGCACCGCGGTCGTGACGGCCGGAGAGGGCAACCTGACCGTCGAGGGGCCGGAGACGCAGCCGCTGGGCGAGCCGTTCACCGTCCGCGCGTTCTATGACGAGCCCGACCTCGACCCGGGCGAGACCTGGTTCGGCGCCGTCGCGCTGGGCTCGTCGCCGGACACGCCAGGCAACATCGGCGTCATCCCGGTCACCGTCGAGCGGCACGCCGACGACGTCACCAAGACGGCGTCCGTCGACACCGCCGGGCCGGGCGACACGATCAGGTACACGCTGACGGTCGCGCCGAACGTCACGCCGGAGGACCTCGCCTACACGATCACCGACACCCTGCCCGAGGGCACCACGTACGTGGAGGGGTCGGCGACCGAGGGGGCCACCGTCGAGGACGGCGTGCTGTCCTGGTCCGGCTCCCTGCCCACGCCGGTCGGCGCGGAGGGGTCGTACACGATCACGACCAGCGCGACCAACCCGCAGTGCGTCAACCCCGTCTCCGGGACGCAGGAGTACTCGAACCTGCAGGACTTCGGCATTCTGGCGCAGGCCGGCCTCGAGGGCGACGACATCGTCGTCACCGCGCTCGGCAGCCGCACCTACGGGCACTACGACCGGCCGTACGCCGGGGTCGGGATGACCGACGACGGTTTCCTGATCTACGACTGGGCCAACAACGACGGCCTCCGGCCGGACTCCCCGCAGTCGCTGCCGACGGCGGCCCGGCCGAACAACCTGGCGGCGCTGCTCTGGCAGGACATGGAGATCGTCTACAACCAGGCGGCCAACTCCGGCCTCTCGGTCGCGACAGCCGGTGCCGGGATCGCCGTCATCGAGGTCGACGACCTGCGGCTGGCCGGCGACCCGACCGGTGCGCAGGGGACGTACGACATGGAGGCGTTCCTCTTCACCAACAGCAACGACCTGGTGTTCGCCTACGACAACCTCACCGGGCCGCTGGCGGGCCCGATCACCGTCGGCACCGAGAACCTCACCGGGACGGCGGCGTCGTCGCTGGTCAACGCGGGCAGCGCGGCCGGCGTCATCGCCAACGACACCGTGGTGTGCGCCGACTACGCGGGACCGGACCTCGACCCCGTCGTCATCACGTACGACGTCACCGTCGACGGCGACGTCGCCGACGGCACGGTGCTGACGAACTCGGCGGTGCACGTCAACGACAACCCGGGCGCGCAGGAGGTCACCGTCTCCGACAGCGTGACGGTGTCGCTGCCGGCCATCACGGTCGCGGCGACGGCCGACGCGGTCGAGCCGGCCACCGATGGCGCGCTGACGTTCACCCGTCCGGCCGGATCCACGGCCGGCGAGCTGACCGTCACGTACTCGGTCGAGAACAACCGGTACACCCGGCCGGGTCGCGACTACGAGCCGCTGGACGGCACCGTCACGTTCGCCCCCGGCCAGACCACCGCGGTCGAGACCGTCGGGGTGATCGACAGGCGCGGGCCCAGCCCACGACCTCGTGCTGTGACGGTGACCGTCTCGGACGGTGCGGGGTACGTGGTCGGTGACCCGGCCGCGGCGACGGTCGACATCGTCAGCGACGGACGTTGA
- a CDS encoding hydroxymethylglutaryl-CoA lyase codes for MAFPAKVSVREVGPRDGLQNEDPISTAAKVELIDALGKTGVRRIEAVSFVHPKAIPQMADADEVWSRVVRDPAVRYSALVPNLRGAERALAAGFTELEVVVSASDTHNRRNINRSTEESLGELPELSTLVHAAGGTLQLIVSTAWGCPYEGDVPVDRVLWVVERGVAAGVDSLAYGDTTGMATPPRVTRLVEATRSAHPELPLGLHFHNTRGTGLANVYAALELGVDDFDASVGGLGGCPYAPGASGNIATEELVYLLEDMGIDTGIDLPAMIEAAGLAERLVGRKLDSQVLRAGPAVR; via the coding sequence GTGGCGTTCCCAGCGAAGGTGAGCGTGCGCGAGGTCGGCCCGCGCGACGGCCTGCAGAACGAGGACCCGATCTCGACGGCCGCCAAGGTCGAGCTGATCGACGCGCTCGGGAAGACCGGCGTGCGGCGCATCGAGGCGGTGTCGTTCGTCCATCCCAAGGCGATCCCGCAGATGGCCGACGCCGACGAGGTCTGGTCGCGGGTGGTGCGCGACCCGGCGGTCCGCTACTCGGCACTGGTGCCGAACCTGCGCGGCGCCGAGCGGGCCTTGGCGGCCGGGTTCACCGAGCTCGAGGTCGTCGTGTCCGCGTCCGACACGCATAACCGGCGCAACATCAACCGTTCCACCGAGGAGTCTTTGGGGGAATTGCCTGAGCTGTCGACTCTGGTGCACGCGGCGGGCGGGACGTTGCAGCTGATCGTGTCGACGGCGTGGGGCTGCCCGTACGAGGGTGACGTGCCGGTCGACCGGGTGCTGTGGGTGGTCGAGCGGGGCGTCGCGGCCGGCGTCGACTCGCTGGCCTACGGCGACACGACGGGCATGGCGACGCCGCCGCGGGTGACCCGGCTGGTCGAGGCGACGCGGTCGGCGCACCCGGAGCTGCCGCTGGGCCTGCACTTCCACAACACCCGCGGCACCGGGCTGGCCAACGTCTACGCGGCGTTGGAGTTGGGTGTCGACGACTTCGACGCCTCGGTCGGCGGCCTGGGCGGCTGCCCGTACGCGCCCGGGGCGTCGGGCAACATCGCGACGGAGGAGCTGGTGTACCTGCTCGAGGACATGGGCATCGACACCGGCATCGACCTGCCGGCCATGATCGAGGCGGCCGGGCTGGCCGAGCGGCTGGTCGGCCGCAAGCTCGACTCCCAGGTCCTGCGGGCCGGGCCCGCGGTGCGCTGA
- the purE gene encoding 5-(carboxyamino)imidazole ribonucleotide mutase → MSEVGAGTDVGSLVTPRGGDAPLAGIVMGSDSDWPVMSAAAEALDELAVPYEVGVVSAHRMPQAMLAYGAAAAGRGLRVLIAGAGGAAHLPGMLASVTSLPVIGVPVPLKYLDGLDSLLSIVQMPAGVPVATVSVGGARNAGLLAARILATADSALRDRLDVFRTSLEEAATEKGAALRARLTSTES, encoded by the coding sequence ATGAGTGAGGTCGGGGCCGGCACGGACGTCGGCTCGTTGGTCACGCCCCGCGGTGGGGACGCGCCGCTCGCTGGCATCGTGATGGGCTCGGATTCCGACTGGCCGGTGATGTCCGCCGCCGCCGAGGCGCTGGACGAGCTGGCCGTGCCGTACGAGGTCGGCGTGGTGTCGGCACACCGGATGCCGCAGGCCATGCTCGCCTACGGCGCGGCGGCGGCCGGCCGCGGACTGCGCGTCCTGATCGCCGGCGCCGGCGGGGCCGCGCACCTGCCCGGCATGCTCGCCTCGGTGACGTCGCTGCCCGTCATCGGGGTCCCGGTGCCGCTGAAGTACCTGGACGGCCTGGACTCGCTGCTGTCCATCGTCCAGATGCCCGCCGGCGTCCCCGTCGCCACAGTCTCCGTCGGCGGTGCCCGGAACGCCGGCCTGCTGGCCGCCCGCATCCTGGCGACGGCCGACTCCGCACTACGCGACCGCCTCGACGTCTTCCGCACGTCCCTCGAGGAGGCGGCGACCGAGAAGGGCGCCGCCCTCCGCGCCCGCCTCACGTCCACCGAGTCCTGA
- a CDS encoding nucleotidyltransferase family protein, which produces MTSGATVRQAVILAGGQGSRLKPYTDTVPKVMIEIDGRCIIDHQLDWLAEAGVTDVVVSAGHLSEVLLAHLDSRELPVRVRTVVEDQPLGRGGGLKFAGKQLPAPDEGWYALNGDIWTRFDLRGMTAYHRERQAVATIGLARPRLPWGVVELDELGRVTDFVESPPSPYPINGGVYVFSPQILDLLPDVGDHERTTFPSLAKERRLAGYPIETYWRAIDTAKDLSEAAKELASLRSTLGD; this is translated from the coding sequence ATGACGAGCGGAGCGACCGTGCGCCAGGCCGTGATCCTCGCCGGTGGGCAGGGGTCGCGGCTCAAGCCGTACACCGACACCGTCCCGAAGGTGATGATCGAGATCGACGGCCGGTGCATCATCGATCACCAGTTGGACTGGCTGGCCGAGGCCGGCGTCACCGACGTCGTCGTGTCGGCCGGGCACCTCAGCGAGGTCCTGCTGGCCCACCTCGACTCCCGCGAGCTGCCGGTCCGCGTGCGCACCGTCGTCGAGGACCAGCCGCTGGGCCGCGGCGGCGGGCTGAAGTTCGCCGGCAAGCAGCTGCCCGCGCCCGACGAGGGCTGGTACGCGCTCAACGGCGACATCTGGACCCGCTTCGACCTGCGCGGCATGACGGCCTACCACCGCGAGCGGCAGGCCGTCGCCACCATCGGGCTGGCCCGGCCGCGCCTGCCGTGGGGCGTCGTCGAGCTCGACGAGCTGGGCCGGGTCACCGACTTCGTCGAGTCGCCGCCGTCGCCGTACCCGATCAACGGCGGTGTGTACGTGTTCTCGCCGCAGATCCTCGACCTGCTGCCCGACGTCGGCGACCACGAGCGCACGACGTTCCCGTCGCTGGCCAAGGAGCGGCGGCTGGCCGGGTACCCGATCGAGACGTACTGGCGGGCCATCGACACCGCGAAGGACCTGTCCGAGGCGGCCAAGGAGCTGGCGTCGCTGCGCTCGACGCTGGGCGACTGA
- a CDS encoding 5-(carboxyamino)imidazole ribonucleotide synthase, giving the protein MGDDATWPVVGMVGGGQLARMTQPAAVALGVRLKVLAATAEESAAQVVNDPVIADEKALADLRAFAAGCDVLTFDHEHVPPFALEALEADGVLVRPGSVALLHAQDKGVMRSRLTSLGIPCPRWTIVASPADVAPFAASVGGDVVLKTTRGGYDGKGVWLVPAGTPESSETVAEPFRAGVPVLAEERVDYARELSAVVARSPHGQAVAYPVVESVQRDGICVEVVAPAPGLSSELAVEAQRLALAVASSLDVVGVLAVELFETVDGRLLVNELAMRPHNSGHWSIDGAVTSQFENHLRAVLDLPLGSPVARAPYTVMVNLLGGDLPDVYPAYRHVMARDPELKVHWYGKGVRPGRKVGHVTAYGSDLAELRERAWHAADYIRGDIDE; this is encoded by the coding sequence GTGGGTGATGATGCGACGTGGCCCGTGGTGGGCATGGTCGGCGGGGGCCAACTGGCCCGGATGACCCAGCCGGCCGCGGTGGCCCTCGGCGTGCGGCTGAAGGTGCTGGCCGCGACTGCGGAGGAGTCGGCGGCGCAGGTGGTCAACGACCCGGTGATCGCCGACGAGAAGGCGCTGGCCGACCTGCGCGCGTTCGCCGCCGGGTGCGACGTGCTGACGTTCGACCACGAGCACGTGCCGCCTTTCGCTCTGGAGGCGTTGGAGGCCGACGGTGTGCTGGTGCGGCCCGGTTCGGTGGCGCTGCTGCACGCCCAGGACAAGGGCGTGATGCGGTCGCGGCTGACGTCGCTCGGGATCCCCTGCCCGCGCTGGACGATCGTGGCCTCGCCGGCCGACGTCGCGCCGTTCGCCGCCTCGGTGGGCGGCGACGTCGTCCTCAAGACCACGCGTGGCGGGTACGACGGCAAGGGCGTCTGGCTGGTGCCCGCCGGGACGCCGGAGTCTTCCGAGACCGTCGCCGAGCCGTTCCGGGCCGGTGTCCCCGTGCTGGCGGAGGAGCGGGTCGACTACGCACGCGAGCTGTCCGCCGTCGTCGCCCGCTCGCCGCACGGCCAGGCCGTCGCGTACCCCGTCGTCGAGTCCGTGCAGCGCGACGGCATCTGCGTCGAGGTGGTCGCGCCGGCGCCGGGGCTGTCGTCCGAGCTCGCGGTCGAGGCGCAGCGGCTCGCGCTGGCGGTGGCGTCATCGCTGGACGTGGTCGGTGTGCTGGCGGTCGAGCTGTTCGAGACCGTCGACGGGCGGCTGCTGGTCAACGAGCTGGCGATGCGGCCGCACAACTCCGGGCACTGGTCCATCGACGGCGCCGTCACCAGCCAGTTCGAGAACCACCTGCGGGCGGTGCTGGACCTCCCGCTGGGCTCCCCGGTCGCGCGGGCGCCGTACACCGTCATGGTCAACCTGCTGGGCGGCGACCTCCCCGACGTCTACCCGGCGTATCGCCACGTCATGGCGCGCGATCCGGAGCTGAAGGTGCACTGGTACGGCAAGGGCGTGCGACCCGGCCGGAAGGTCGGCCATGTGACGGCGTACGGTTCGGACCTGGCTGAGCTGCGGGAACGGGCCTGGCACGCCGCCGACTACATCCGAGGGGACATCGATGAGTGA